ATTCCCGTGCGCATAGCGCACGCTACGGTCCCTCCGGTGACAACCCAAAGTGTACCAATCTCGTGTGGTTTGATTTCGCGTTCAGCAACTGTTCTCTACAAACATACGGAAGCGAGAAAGTTCACTCCCTATGCCTTCAGTGTATCCAGGCCTTTTCTGAAACGGCCAGCGTGCGATTTCTCGGCACGGGCCAAGGTCTCGAACCATTCGGCAATTTCAGCAAACCCTTCATCGCGAGCGGTTTTCGCAAAGCCCGGATACATTTCCGTGTACTCATACGTTTCTCCCGCCTCGGCGGCTTGCAGGTTTCTCTCGGTATCTCCGATCGGTTTCCCAGTCGCTGGATCACCAACTTCTTTCAAGAAATCGAGATGACCGAACGCGTGACCAGTCTCGGCCTCTGAGGTATCACGGAACAAGCCACCCACGTCTGGATACCCTTCGATGTCAGCGCGACGAGCGAAATACAGGTATCGACGGTTAGCTTGAGATTCACCAGCGAACGCGTGTTTCAAATTTTCGTGTGTTTTCGAACCTTGCAGGGACTTTGCCATATCCACATCCTCCTTAATAGGAATTATTCCTGGTTAGAAATGGAAGACCGAAGCCTTAGTGTCAACCCCCTCTCTCAACGTCGGTCGAGAACGTAGACCGTCAGAGTCGCGTACGCTATGACAGCACGCATGGAATATCTCATCATTGGCATTGGCGGTTTCCTTGGCGCGAATGCGCGCTACCTCTTGGGAGGCTGGATTACTCGACAGTGGGAAAGCCAATTTCCCTGGGGTACGACCATCGTCAATATCACTGGAAGTTTTCTTTTGGGAATACTGATGGCCTATCTTGCCGCACGGCCACACGCGTCGCCGTATTACCGACTCTTCTTTGCTATTGGGTTCCTTGGCGCCTACACAACGTTCTCCACGTTCAGCTACGAAACGTTGCGTCTCGCGCAAGACAACAGCGTTGGGGCTGCGCTGTGGAACATGATTGGCAGTGTTGCCCTGGGACTTGTCGGTGTCAGTCTGGGAGTCTGGGTGGGAAAGGTTGTTATGGGAGACCTGCCCGTGTGAGATATAGGCATCCGATTTGCGATAGAGACGCCCGCAGCGCAGACCACTGGTCCGCTTGAGATCGGTACGCTGACTCCTGGATTCTCCGATGTGACCGTGATAAAGAGCACCTCCGATTAAGGAACATATTGCGATGACATCGATTCCGACACGATGGACAGAGCCTGAAACCGTGACCGTACGGCCAGAGGCCGTGCTGGATCTGCAGATACTTGAGCCGTTCTTGCGCGCGCGATTGCCGCAGACTGATGGCCCGCTCAGTGTTGTGCAGTTTGCTGGTGGTCGAGCGAATCTCACCTACCTCATCAGTTTTGGTCCGCACGAATATGTCCTGCGTCGCCCTCCGAGTGGTCCACTGGCCCCTGGCGCGTATGACATGGCACGGGAGTTCCGCGTGCTCTCCGCCTTGTCCCCCGTTTTCCCGCCTGCTTCACGAACGTTCTTTTTTTGTGACGATGTCAGTGTCTTAGGAGCACCGTTCTTTGTCATGGAACGACGAAAAGGGTTAGTCATCCATAAAGAGATGCCCCCAACGTATCTGAATCAGCCTGCGTTGTATCGTCGTTTGAGTGAAGCAATGATCGATACCCTGGTCGACTTTCACGCTATCGATTACAAGGCAATCGGCTTAGAGACACTCGGAAAACCTGACGGCTTTGTCGA
The sequence above is a segment of the Deltaproteobacteria bacterium genome. Coding sequences within it:
- a CDS encoding rubrerythrin, translating into MAKSLQGSKTHENLKHAFAGESQANRRYLYFARRADIEGYPDVGGLFRDTSEAETGHAFGHLDFLKEVGDPATGKPIGDTERNLQAAEAGETYEYTEMYPGFAKTARDEGFAEIAEWFETLARAEKSHAGRFRKGLDTLKA
- the crcB gene encoding fluoride efflux transporter CrcB, which translates into the protein MEYLIIGIGGFLGANARYLLGGWITRQWESQFPWGTTIVNITGSFLLGILMAYLAARPHASPYYRLFFAIGFLGAYTTFSTFSYETLRLAQDNSVGAALWNMIGSVALGLVGVSLGVWVGKVVMGDLPV